The genomic region TCAATCAAACCAGCTCCTGACATTTCAACAAATTGAGCTTTTTCATGAAGAGCTGAGATATCTTCAGCACCAACATAACCCATACCAGCACGAATACCACCAAGAATTTGGAAGACGATATCGGCTACAGCACCTTTGTAAGCTACACGACCTTCAATTCCTTCTGGAACAAGTTTGTTAGCTTCGTTAACAGAACCTTGGAAGTAACGGTCGCTTGAACCTTTCTTCATAGCTGCAATTGATCCCATACCACGGTAAGTTTTAAATTTACGACCTTGGTAGATTTCAGTTTCACCTGGTGCTTCATCTGTACCAGCGAACATAGAACCAAGCATTACAGCATTACCACCTGCTGCCAAGGCTTTAACGATATCACCTGAGTATTTAATACCACCATCGGCGATAATTGTTTTACCATATTCACGCGCAACAGCTGCTGCGTCATAAATAGCAGTGATTTGAGGAACACCAACACCTGCAACGACACGTGTTGTACAGATTGAACCAGGACCGATTCCGACTTTAACAACGTCAACACCAGCTTCGTAAAGGGCACGTGCACCTTCTGCAGTTGCTACGTTACCAGCAATCAATGTACGTTCTGGGAAGTGTTGACGAATCTCAGCAATTTTACGAAGAACACCAGCTGAGTGACCATGAGCAGTATCGATAACAATAGCATCTGCACCTGCTTCAAACAGAGCTTCAGCACGCTCGAATGTATCTGAAGTAACACCGACAGCACCTGCAACTAAAAGACGACCAAATTCATCTTTAGCAGCATTAGGGAATTCAATAACTTTTTCAATATCTTTGATAGTGATAAGACCTGACAAACGTTCAGCTTCATCAACCAAAGGCAATTTTTCAATACGGTGTTCGTGAAGAATGCGTTCTGCAGTTTCCAAATCAGTTCCAACAGGAGCTGTTACCAATTTTTCACTTGTCATGTGTGCAGAAATTGGAGCATGGTAATCTGAGATAAAACGCATATCACGGTTTGTGATAATCCCTACCAATTTACGATTTTCAAGGGTTTCAACAATCGGAACACCACTAATGCGGTAACGTTGCATCAACTCTTCTGCTTCAGAGACAGAATGTTTAGGTGTTAAGAAGAAAGGATCAATAATAACACCATTTTCTGAACGTTTTACTTTACGGATTTCTTCTGCTTGTTCTTGAATTGACATATTTTTGTGAACAACACCAAGACCACCCGCACGTGCAATAGCAATAGCCATTTTACTGTCAGTAACAGTATCCATAGCAGCTGTCACGATAGGAATGTTCAATGTCAAATTTTTTGCAAGTTTTGTTTGCATGTTAACTTCATTTGGAAGAACATGACTTTCAGCAGGAATGAGTAGTATGTCATCAAAAGTGTAACCTTTTTTCAAAAATTTAGTGTCCCAATTTGACATTAAATAACCCTCTTTTCTATATATTTGTAGGGGATTTTTAACCCTAGCTAATTTTTTATTGTTACTATAATAACACGCTAAATTCATTTGTCAATAAATTAAATTCAATTTTTTCCAAAAATTCTTTCCTATATTAGACTGATGATTTTTGCAATTCTCATTTAAAACAAATGTTGTTATCTACCAAAAAACTCCAAGACATCGCCTCAGAGTTCTGTTTATTTTAGAAGTAGTTGATTCCCATAGCTGCTTTAACTTCAGCAAGTGTTTGACCGGCAACTTCACGCGCAGCTTGACTACCTTTTTCAAGCATATTGAAAACTTCGCCCATATCTTTAGCGTATTCCAAACGGCGTTCACGAATTGGTGCTAACTCACGTTCAAGAATTTCAAGAAGGTAACGTTTTGTTTTTACATCACCAAGACCACCACGTTGGTAGTGTTCTTTCATAGCTGCGATATCTGCTTGATCTTCTTCACGTCCAAAGATGTCAAGGTAATGGAAAACCATATTTCCTTCGATTTGTCCTGGATCTTCAACACGGATGTGATTAGGGTCTGTATACATGCTCATTACTTTTTTACGAACAGTATCAGCATCATCTGATAGATAGATACCATTTCCAAGAGATTTAGACATTTTAGCGTTACCATCTAATCCTGGCAAGCGACCAGCTGCTTCGTTTCTAGGGAAAATACCTTCTGGCTCAACCAAAACATCTGTTTTGTAAGTGTGATTGAAACTACGTACAATTTCGCGTGTTTGTTCAATCATTGGTTTTTGGTCATTTCCGACTGGCACATAGTTAGCTTTAAAAGCAGTAATGTCTGCAGCTTGTGAAATTGGGTAAACCAAAAATCCTGTTGGAATTGAGCTACCAAATCCTTTTTGAGCAATTTCTGTCTTAACAGTAGGATTACGCTCTAGACGTGACAATGAAACAAGGTTCATGTAGTACATTGTCAATTCAGCCAATTCAGGAATTTGACTTTGAATGAAAATCGTTGATTTAGCTGGATCAAGTCCTACTGACAAGTAGTCCAAAGCAACGTTTCCAACTGATTCTCTGATAATTTCAGACTCTTTAGCGTGGTCTGTCAAAGCTTGTTGGTCTGCCAAAAAGACAAACATATCATACTTATCTTCATTTTGTAGAAGAACACGATTTTTTAGACTTCCAACATAGTGTCCTAGGTGCAATTTACCTGTTGGACGGTCACCTGTTAAAATAATGGGTTTTGCCATATTATCACCTCAAAATTAATTTCAAAAGTAAAAAATAGCCCCACGTAGTTAAACTACGTGAGGGCGTTGTCAATACGCGGTACCACCTCAATTGATAGAACTAGTCTACCATCTCTTACCACTATATAAAAATTTACACAGTTCATGTAAAGATTATTCTTTTTTACCATCAGTCCATTCATGTAAGCTTACTACTGATTCACAGCACCATCAGCTCTCTAAAAGTACGCGTTTACATTACTCTTCTGAATCTTCTTCATTTTATGAAATTATAAGGTCTTTGTCAAGTTTATACAGTATTTTAGGCGCTTTTATATCTGAGGTATAATTATACATTTTATGTTTTAATCAAATTAAAAAGATTAGAAACTGTGTTTTGGAAGCACTCCTTTTACTAAAAAATCTTGACGTTAAGCCGCTTCTTTGCCATAATATAATCGTTTGTTTTTGTTATAACTAAAGAGGATTAAATTATGAAAAAAAGACTGATTGATTTTGGACTCGTAACTATAGGAGCCTTTATTGCTGCTGTCGGTTTCAATTGCTTTTTCCTTGAAAATCATATTGCGTCTGGTGGCGTTGTCGGATTAGCGGTTAGTTTAAAAGCTTTATTTGGCTGGAATCCTGGTAATTTTGTTATGATTACTAACGTTCCATTATTGTTAGCTTGTTTAATTTTCTTAGGAAAAGAAACCTTCCTTAAAACCATTTATGGGGCATGGATTTATTCTATTTTCGTCAAAGTGACTGAAAATCTGCCGAATCTGACTCATAATCCACTACTAGCTGCGATTTTCGGAGCTGTTATCTGTGGTTCTGGTTTAGGGATTGTTTTCTGGGGAAATTCTTCAACCGGTGGTACAGGTATCATCACTCAAATTCTCCACAAATACACACCGCTTCCTTTGGCAGTAGCCATGACTATTGTCGATGGCTGTAGTGTCGCTATGGGATTTATTGCTTTTGATCCTGATACAGTAATGTATTCGATTATTGCCTTACTCGTCATTGGATATGTCGTTAATAGTATCCAAACTGGTGTTACCTCATCTCGCAATTTGATGATTATCTCACCTAAAAATGACTTGATCAAAAACTATATCTCCACAGAAGCTGACCGTGGTGTCACTGAAATTCCTGTTACTGGTGGTTTTTCTGGCGACCATCAAACCATGTTGATGACAACTGTTTCTCGTCAAGAAGTTCCACGTTTAGAAAAAAATATTCAAAAAATCGATGAAGCTGCCTTTATCGTTGTGATGCCCGCTACACAAGTTATGGGACGTGGTTTCAGCCTTAAAAAATACTATAAACTCAACGAAAAAGATGCCATTTTACCAATGTAACCCAAACGTAACTCAAAGCCCCACTTCTCTAATTGAAAATTGGGGCTTTTTCATGTACAATGAGCTTATAGATAAATAATATGAGGTGAAAAATTGCTTACAGTTTCTGATGTATCACTACGTTTCAGCGATAGAAAACTGTTTGATGAAGTTAACATCAACTTTACAGCTGGAAATACCTATGGTTTAATCGGTGCCAACGGTGCAGGAAAATCTACATTTTTAAAAATCTTGGCAGGAGATATTGAACCAACAACAGGTCATGTTTCCCTTGGTCCAGACGAACGTCTATCTGTTCTTCGTCAAAATCACTTTGACTACGAAGAAGAACGTGCGATTGATGTTGTTATCATGGGGAATGAACGCCTTTATAATATCATGAAAGAAAAAGACGCTATCTACATGAAGCCTGACTTTTCAGATGAAGATGGTGTCCGCGCAGCAGAATTAGAAAGTGAATTCGCTGAGCTTGGCGGTTGGGAAGCTGAGAGTGAAGCTTCACAATTGCTCCAAAACCTTAATATTCCAGAAGACCTTCACTACCAAAACATGAGCGAACTTGCTAATGGTGACAAGGTGAAAGTTCTCCTTGCCAAAGCTCTTTTTGGTAAACCAGATGTTCTTCTTCTTGACGAACCAACCAACGGTCTTGATATCCAATCCATCACTTGGTTAGAAGATTTCTTGATTGACTTTGAAAATACAGTCATCGTCGTATCCCATGACCGTCACTTCTTGAACAAAGTATGTACACACATGGCTGACCTTGATTTTGGTAAAATCAAACTTTACGTCGGTAACTATGATTTCTGGAAACAATCATCTGAACTTGCTGCTCGCTTGCAAGCTGACCGCAACGCTAAAGCAGAAGAAAAAATCAAAGAATTGCAAGAATTCGTTGCTCGCTTCTCTGCTAACGCTTCTAAATCAAAACAAGCCACTTCTCGTAAGAAAATGCTTGATAAAATCGAACTTGAAGAAATTGTTCCATCAAGTCGTAAATACCCATTCATCAACTTCAAAGCTGAGCGTGAACTTGGTAAAGACCTTCTAACAGTCGAAAACTTGTCTGTTAAAATCGATGGTGAGACTGTTCTTGATAATATCAGCTTTATCCTACGTCCAGGCGATAAAACAGCCTTCATCGGACAAAATGATATCCAAACAACAGCTCTTATTCGTGCATTGATGGATGATATCGAATACGAAGGAACTATCAAATGGGGTGTCACAACTAGTCGCTCTTACCTTCCAAAAGATAACTCACGTGATTTTGCTTCAGGGGAATCAATCCTTGAATGGCTTCGTCAATTTGCTTCTAAAGAAGAAGACGATAACACATTCCTTCGCGGATTCCTAGGTCGCATGCTCTTCTCTGGAGATGAAGTTAACAAATCAGTTAGCGTTCTTTCAGGGGGAGAAAAAGTGCGCGTGATGCTTTCTAAATTGATGCTTCTC from Streptococcus lutetiensis harbors:
- the guaB gene encoding IMP dehydrogenase yields the protein MSNWDTKFLKKGYTFDDILLIPAESHVLPNEVNMQTKLAKNLTLNIPIVTAAMDTVTDSKMAIAIARAGGLGVVHKNMSIQEQAEEIRKVKRSENGVIIDPFFLTPKHSVSEAEELMQRYRISGVPIVETLENRKLVGIITNRDMRFISDYHAPISAHMTSEKLVTAPVGTDLETAERILHEHRIEKLPLVDEAERLSGLITIKDIEKVIEFPNAAKDEFGRLLVAGAVGVTSDTFERAEALFEAGADAIVIDTAHGHSAGVLRKIAEIRQHFPERTLIAGNVATAEGARALYEAGVDVVKVGIGPGSICTTRVVAGVGVPQITAIYDAAAVAREYGKTIIADGGIKYSGDIVKALAAGGNAVMLGSMFAGTDEAPGETEIYQGRKFKTYRGMGSIAAMKKGSSDRYFQGSVNEANKLVPEGIEGRVAYKGAVADIVFQILGGIRAGMGYVGAEDISALHEKAQFVEMSGAGLIESHPHDVQITNEAPNYSVH
- the trpS gene encoding tryptophan--tRNA ligase, which encodes MAKPIILTGDRPTGKLHLGHYVGSLKNRVLLQNEDKYDMFVFLADQQALTDHAKESEIIRESVGNVALDYLSVGLDPAKSTIFIQSQIPELAELTMYYMNLVSLSRLERNPTVKTEIAQKGFGSSIPTGFLVYPISQAADITAFKANYVPVGNDQKPMIEQTREIVRSFNHTYKTDVLVEPEGIFPRNEAAGRLPGLDGNAKMSKSLGNGIYLSDDADTVRKKVMSMYTDPNHIRVEDPGQIEGNMVFHYLDIFGREEDQADIAAMKEHYQRGGLGDVKTKRYLLEILERELAPIRERRLEYAKDMGEVFNMLEKGSQAAREVAGQTLAEVKAAMGINYF
- a CDS encoding YitT family protein, whose translation is MKKRLIDFGLVTIGAFIAAVGFNCFFLENHIASGGVVGLAVSLKALFGWNPGNFVMITNVPLLLACLIFLGKETFLKTIYGAWIYSIFVKVTENLPNLTHNPLLAAIFGAVICGSGLGIVFWGNSSTGGTGIITQILHKYTPLPLAVAMTIVDGCSVAMGFIAFDPDTVMYSIIALLVIGYVVNSIQTGVTSSRNLMIISPKNDLIKNYISTEADRGVTEIPVTGGFSGDHQTMLMTTVSRQEVPRLEKNIQKIDEAAFIVVMPATQVMGRGFSLKKYYKLNEKDAILPM
- a CDS encoding ATP-binding cassette domain-containing protein, coding for MLTVSDVSLRFSDRKLFDEVNINFTAGNTYGLIGANGAGKSTFLKILAGDIEPTTGHVSLGPDERLSVLRQNHFDYEEERAIDVVIMGNERLYNIMKEKDAIYMKPDFSDEDGVRAAELESEFAELGGWEAESEASQLLQNLNIPEDLHYQNMSELANGDKVKVLLAKALFGKPDVLLLDEPTNGLDIQSITWLEDFLIDFENTVIVVSHDRHFLNKVCTHMADLDFGKIKLYVGNYDFWKQSSELAARLQADRNAKAEEKIKELQEFVARFSANASKSKQATSRKKMLDKIELEEIVPSSRKYPFINFKAERELGKDLLTVENLSVKIDGETVLDNISFILRPGDKTAFIGQNDIQTTALIRALMDDIEYEGTIKWGVTTSRSYLPKDNSRDFASGESILEWLRQFASKEEDDNTFLRGFLGRMLFSGDEVNKSVSVLSGGEKVRVMLSKLMLLKSNVLVLDDPTNHLDLESISSLNDGLKDFKESIIFASHDHEFIQTLANHIVVISKNGVIDRIDETYDEFLENEEVQAKVKELWKD